One bacterium DNA segment encodes these proteins:
- a CDS encoding ribbon-helix-helix protein, CopG family, translating into MAINKNMMSLRLPEETKTKLELLAEATDRNKSTLVLEAIDNYLDTQSWQISAIQEGIKQLDNGEYVAFDDVKAKWVNKKADNQ; encoded by the coding sequence ATGGCAATTAATAAAAATATGATGTCTTTAAGACTTCCTGAAGAAACTAAAACCAAATTGGAATTGTTAGCAGAAGCAACAGATCGAAATAAGTCAACTCTTGTACTTGAAGCTATTGATAACTATTTAGATACGCAATCTTGGCAAATATCAGCTATTCAAGAAGGAATAAAACAGCTTGATAATGGTGAATATGTAGCATTTGATGATGTAAAAGCGAAATGGGTTAATAAGAAAGCAGATAATCAATGA
- a CDS encoding type II toxin-antitoxin system RelE/ParE family toxin produces the protein MKIILSPLANQDLDEIESYIFKDNPAAAVDVILRILDKIQNVIRLNPSIGRKGRILGSREFVMPDLPYIIPYRVKDDVLEVIRVIHTSVQLS, from the coding sequence ATGAAAATAATATTATCTCCATTAGCGAATCAGGATTTGGATGAGATTGAATCATACATATTTAAAGATAACCCTGCAGCAGCTGTTGATGTAATTTTAAGAATATTAGATAAAATACAAAACGTAATACGTCTAAACCCTTCGATAGGAAGAAAAGGCAGGATATTAGGCAGTAGGGAATTTGTAATGCCTGACTTGCCATATATAATTCCTTATAGGGTAAAAGATGATGTATTGGAAGTTATTAGAGTAATTCACACTAGTGTTCAGTTAAGTTAA